GATCGACGCGCTCGGCGCGCTCGCCGACATCCCGCGCGCCGGGTCCGGCTGGGAGCTGCTCGGCGAGGACGTCCTGGACGCCTACCTCGGCCGGGCGGTGTCCGTGCTGGACGCCGACGGGCCGCGCGAGCTCGCCACCGTCTACACCCCGCTGCACGGCGTCGGCCGCGACGTGCTGCTCGCCGCCTTCGACCGGGCCGGGTTCCCCGCGCCCACCGTGGTCGCCGAACAGGCCGAGCCCGACCCGGACTTCCCGACCGTGGCGTTCCCCAACCCGGAGGAGCCCGGCGCGATGGACCTCGCGTTCGCCGCCGCCCGCGCCGCCCGCCCCGACCTGGTGATCGCCAACGACCCGGACGCCGACCGGTGCGCCGTCGCCGTCCCCACTGCCGACGGCGACTGGCGGATGCTGCGCGGCGACGAGGTCGGCGCGCTGCTGGGCGCGGCGCTCGCGGCCAAGGGCGCCCGCGGCGTCTTCGCCACCACCATCGTCTCCTCCACCCTGCTCGGCAAGATCGCCGCCGCGGCCGGGCTGGGCTACGCGGAGACCCTCACCGGCTTCAAGTGGATCTCCCGCACCGAGGACATCCGCTACGGCTACGAGGAAGCCCTCGGCTACTGCGTCGACCCGGACGGCGTCCGCGACAAGGACGGCATCACCGCCGCGCTGGAGATCGCCGAACTCGCCGCCCGCCTCAAGCGCGACGGCCGCACCCTCACCGACCTGCTGGACGAACTCGCCCTCGCGCACGGCCTGCACGCCACCGACCAGCTCTCGGTCCGGGTCGACGACCTCTCGGTCATCGCCGACGCAATGGCCGCCCTGCGCGACAAGCCCCCCGTCGAGCTGGCCGGCCTCACCGTCGCCCGCGCCGACGACCTCACCGCGGGCACCCCCGACCTGCCCCCCACCGACGGCCTGCGCTACTTCCTCTCCGGCCCCGCCGTCGGCTCCGCCCGCGTCGTGGTCCGCCCCTCCGGCACCGAGCCCAAGCTCAAGTGCTACCTGGAGGTCGTCCTCCCGGTCGCCTCCGCCGCCGACCTCCCCGCCGCCCACGACCGGGCCCGCGCCCTGCTGGCCCTCCTCAAGCAGGACTTCGCGGTCGCGGCCGGCCTGGCCTGACCCTCCGTCACCACCCCTGCAGGGCCCGGGCCGTCGATGCCCGGGCCCTACTTGGTGCTCCGGTAGGCCGTCACCACGGTGGCGAGCAGGCCGGGGAAGCGGTCCTCCAGGTCGGTGGCCCGGAGGGTGGTGAGGCGGCGGTTGGCCTCTTCGCGGTGGCGGATCAGGCCGGCTTCGCGGAGGACCTTGAAGTGGTGGCTGAGGGTGGAGGGGGCGACGTCCACGGGGAAGGTGCCGCAGGCGCGTTCGGGTTCGGCGCTGAGGGTCTCCACGATGGTCATCCGGGTGGGGTCGGAGAGGGCGTGCAGGACGTCCAGCAGGTCGATGTCGGCGGCCTCGGGGTAGTGGGGCGCCTCGCGGCGGCGGCTGGCACGGGGCACGGGGCACTCCTCCTGCGATGTTCGACAGTTGTCGAAGCTGCGTGGTACTAATTTCGACGTTCGTAGAACATCGTATCTGCAGGCGCTCCAGGGGGACCACCATGCGCGCACTCGTGATGACCGAAGCCGGCGGCGCCGAGCACAGCCACGTCCGGGAGGTCGAACCGCCGCAGCCCGGCCCCGGCCAGGTCGCGATCCGGGTCGCCTACGCCGGACTCAACTTCGTCGACGTGATGGCCCGCCGCGGCGACGGCGGCTACACCGCCGCCTGGCCGCACCACCCCGGCAAGGAGGTGGCCGGCACCGTCCTCGCCCTCGGCCCGGGCGTCACCCACCTCGCCATCGGCACCCCGGTGGTGGCCGCCACCCACGCCGGCGGACTCGCCGAGGTCGCCCTCGCCGACGCCGACCTCACCGTCCCCGTCCCGGACGGGGTGCCGCTGGAAGCCGCGGCCGCCGCCCCGCTCGGACTCGCCACCGCACTGCTGCTGCTCACCGACGCCGGGCGCTTCACCCCCGGCGACACGGTGCTCGTGCACTCCGCGAGCGGCGGCATCGGCGGCGCCGTCGCCCGCCTGCTCCCACTGCTCGGCGGCGGCCGACTGCTCGGCACCGTCGGCCGCCCCGCGAAGGCCGCGGCCGCCGAACGCACCGGCTACGACGCGGTGTTCGCCCGCGACGCCGACCTCGCCGACCGGCTGCGCGAGGCGAGCGGCGGACGGATCGACCTGGTGCTCGACCCGCTCGGCACCGACAGCCTGGAACTGGACCTCGACCTGCTCGCACCCGGCGGCCGGATCGTCCTGTTCGGCAACGCGGCCGGCGAACGCCCCGCCGACCTCCCGCCGTTCGGCCGACTGCTGGGCGCCAACGCCACCCTCACCGGGTTCAGCCACAGCGCCCTCCTGGCCGGCGCGCCCGGCAAGGTCGCCGACGCGATCCGCCGCACCCTCGACCTGCTCGCCACCGGCGCCCTCGACGCCCCGGTGACCGTCCTCCCCGACCTCACCGCCGTCCCGGCCGCCCACGACCTGCTGGCCACCGGCCACGCGGAGGGCAAGTACGTGGTCGCCCTGCAGGGCTGACCAGCGCCCGGGAAGGCGTCGTTATGGAAACGTGACATCACCGTCCGGAGTCGGACCTTCACGGAACCCGCTGGAACGGTGCCACTCAAGGCGATGATCACTCACGCTCGGTAGTGAAGTGGCGTGGGATTCCAGGCGAAACCGGGATGAAGATCGCCAACGATCCCGCTTGTCCGGATCGGCGGTATACGGAAAGCTCTCCATCGGTCCGAGCCCCGCCACACAGGCTCGCTCGGTCCGATCTGTGGGCTGGCCGAGAAGGCCGGCAAGTCCGCCCCCGTCCCGAATCTGAGCAGCGGCAGGCCGACCTTCTGGGGCCGAGAACGGCTTCGCGTACGGCCGGAGTCAGTGGCAGATCTACGCCTCGCCTACCACGAGGGCAGTGTCAGCACAGGTGGTCCGGCGAGTTCCTGACCCCGCCGGACCACCCGTGCTGAGCCTGACACGTTGATCACTCGGGGCGGGCGCGGGCTGGGCCCGAGCCCGTCCCGTGCCCTTGTCCGATCCCATCCCGGAAGACCGATGATCGAAGCGTCCCTCTCCGCCGCTCCTGCCCTGTTCCCCGCCTTTGCCGTGCTGGGTCTGATCTTCGGGCTCGTGGCCTTACGGCTTGCCAGGCGCAAGCAGCGGAAGCCCTTCACGGCGGTGCTCTTGGGCCTGTCGCTGGCCGGCGAGACCGCGGCGACGCTGACGCCGACCATCAGCGGGTCGTGGGGCGAGCCGACGTGTTCGATCGGCTCCGGAGTGTGGGACACCGCCATGACTCAGCAGGGGCTGATGAACCTCGCGATGTACATCCCGGTCGCCTTCTTCGGCGTGCTGGTACTCCGGCGGCCGCTGACCGTTCTCGCCTCGTGCGGGGTGCTTTCTGCAGCGACCGAGGTCTGCCAGACCCTGTTGGGGACCGGGCGTTCCTGTGACGCGGCGGATCTTGTCGACAACGTCGTCGGTGCGCTCGTCGGTACCGTCGCTGCGGTCGTCTGGCTGTGGCTCCGCCGTTCCGAGCCGTTGTCGGGGCGGCGGGACGTCCTGCACTCCCTGAGCACGGCCGGCACCGGTCTTGCGGCTGTCACCGCCGTCATCTGGTTGCTCGTGCCGCTTCACCGTGACGCCGCCGGGTTCGTTGCGAACCCCACGCGCGATCAGCAAGAGACGGCGGAGCGGATCGCTGCGCGGTTGTTCGGGCCGGGGACGAGGATCGAGTCGTTCGGTGTGGTGCCCGATCCCAAGGTGTCGCCCCGGCCGGTGCTCAAGACCGTCACCGATCGCGGCGGGTTCGAGACCGAGTGGCCGAGCGGGCGCCTTCTGGTCAGCGCCTCGGCCGACACTCGGGTCGACGCCGGACCCCTGACCGAGGATCAGGTCCTCGAAGCCGGCGCCGACTTCGCGGCCGCCTGGTTCTCCGATCTGACGTCGGCCGCCAACCCCACCCTCGCCTCCGCCGGCGCCGAAGGCGCCTACCTGGTCACCTACCGCCGGTACAACGGCGACAACGTCCTGATGCCGATGCGGCTGGACATCAGCGTCTCCACGTCCGGCCGAATCATGGCGTCCTCCGCCCGGTGGGACGCCGACCCCCAGCTGCCGCACCCGACCGTCACCGCCGAGGCAGCGAAGCAACGCGCTGTCTCGACCCTTCCGGGTTCCAGGACGGACACCACGTTCCTCCTCGCGAAGCAGATCAACGGCGAGTGGCGGCCGTGCTGGGCGGTGAACCTGGTGAAGCCGGGCGAGGACCGGAGCTCGGGGACGGTCGAGTTCATCGATGCCCTGACCGGGCAGGCCGTGGCCCACCAGGGCTGACCGTCGAGGTGGAGACCGTCGACGTCTGTGGGTAGGCCGGTGCGGTCAGGTGGCGGCGATCACGGTGAGGAGGGCGACCAGGCCGACGGCGGTCGGGACGATGATCCACCAGGACCAGCTGACGCGGAGCTCGCCGGTGGCGGCGGGCTTGTGGGCGTTGCGCTCGGCCTGCTCGGCCAGCGACGCGACCACGGCGTCGGACCAGGCACGGGTGGGGTCGAGGTCGTCCTGGCGGTGCGCGCGGGCGGCGGGGCGGCGGGTGCTCGGGAGGCCGGGGTCGCCGTCGGCCGCGGCGCGGCTGGCCCGGCGGGTGGCGCGCTTGCGCTGGCGGAGCGAGACCGGCACCGCCCAGACCTGGAACTTGCGTCCGCCGGCGAAGAGTTCGACCGAGTACCCGGCCTTGAGTCCCTCCACGGTCGACCACGGGGCGACGATGGTGCGCAGCGGGTTGCGGACGATCAGCCGCCGGTCGTTGGCCATGACGGCGGGCCGCAGGGTGTACGCGGCGACCGGGAAGGCGAAGACGGGTGCGGCGGCGAGGGCCACCCAGGGGGTGGCGCCGGTGCCGCTGAGCACTGCGTCGACGATCAGCCAGCCGGCGATTGCGAGCAGCATGACGCCCGCGATGAGGCCGGGGACGGAGCGGTAGACGCGGTCGGCGTACTGGGGCTCCTCGGCGGCGGACCCCGGGTCGGGTGTCCGGTCGGATTCGGTCATGCCGTCGATTCTGCCCCAGGCCGCCGCCGCCCCCAATGGCGACTCGGGCACGGGACGGTCACGAATGACCGGTCCCGTGACCTGGGGTGTCAGGCGGTGCGGCGGCGCAGGGTGGCCGCGCCGAGGGCGAGGGCGAGCAGCGCGCACCCGGCGACCACGGCGAGGTCGGCGATCACCCGGCCGCCGAGTCCGCTGTCGGCG
The DNA window shown above is from Streptomyces sp. TLI_171 and carries:
- a CDS encoding VanZ family protein, producing the protein MIEASLSAAPALFPAFAVLGLIFGLVALRLARRKQRKPFTAVLLGLSLAGETAATLTPTISGSWGEPTCSIGSGVWDTAMTQQGLMNLAMYIPVAFFGVLVLRRPLTVLASCGVLSAATEVCQTLLGTGRSCDAADLVDNVVGALVGTVAAVVWLWLRRSEPLSGRRDVLHSLSTAGTGLAAVTAVIWLLVPLHRDAAGFVANPTRDQQETAERIAARLFGPGTRIESFGVVPDPKVSPRPVLKTVTDRGGFETEWPSGRLLVSASADTRVDAGPLTEDQVLEAGADFAAAWFSDLTSAANPTLASAGAEGAYLVTYRRYNGDNVLMPMRLDISVSTSGRIMASSARWDADPQLPHPTVTAEAAKQRAVSTLPGSRTDTTFLLAKQINGEWRPCWAVNLVKPGEDRSSGTVEFIDALTGQAVAHQG
- a CDS encoding zinc-binding dehydrogenase translates to MRALVMTEAGGAEHSHVREVEPPQPGPGQVAIRVAYAGLNFVDVMARRGDGGYTAAWPHHPGKEVAGTVLALGPGVTHLAIGTPVVAATHAGGLAEVALADADLTVPVPDGVPLEAAAAAPLGLATALLLLTDAGRFTPGDTVLVHSASGGIGGAVARLLPLLGGGRLLGTVGRPAKAAAAERTGYDAVFARDADLADRLREASGGRIDLVLDPLGTDSLELDLDLLAPGGRIVLFGNAAGERPADLPPFGRLLGANATLTGFSHSALLAGAPGKVADAIRRTLDLLATGALDAPVTVLPDLTAVPAAHDLLATGHAEGKYVVALQG
- a CDS encoding PH domain-containing protein, whose amino-acid sequence is MTESDRTPDPGSAAEEPQYADRVYRSVPGLIAGVMLLAIAGWLIVDAVLSGTGATPWVALAAAPVFAFPVAAYTLRPAVMANDRRLIVRNPLRTIVAPWSTVEGLKAGYSVELFAGGRKFQVWAVPVSLRQRKRATRRASRAAADGDPGLPSTRRPAARAHRQDDLDPTRAWSDAVVASLAEQAERNAHKPAATGELRVSWSWWIIVPTAVGLVALLTVIAAT
- a CDS encoding phospho-sugar mutase, whose product is MPKAPTNDLLDRARAWLAEDPDPQTRDELTALLAAAEGPDAEAEERIAWSDLADRFSGRLQFGTAGLRGELGTGPMRMNRAVVIRAAAGLAAYVRKNPALGDLVVIGYDARHKSYDFALDTAAVVVGAGLRAALLPRPLPTPVLAYAIRHLGAAAGVVVTASHNPPQDNGYKVYLGDGSQIVPPADADIAAEIDALGALADIPRAGSGWELLGEDVLDAYLGRAVSVLDADGPRELATVYTPLHGVGRDVLLAAFDRAGFPAPTVVAEQAEPDPDFPTVAFPNPEEPGAMDLAFAAARAARPDLVIANDPDADRCAVAVPTADGDWRMLRGDEVGALLGAALAAKGARGVFATTIVSSTLLGKIAAAAGLGYAETLTGFKWISRTEDIRYGYEEALGYCVDPDGVRDKDGITAALEIAELAARLKRDGRTLTDLLDELALAHGLHATDQLSVRVDDLSVIADAMAALRDKPPVELAGLTVARADDLTAGTPDLPPTDGLRYFLSGPAVGSARVVVRPSGTEPKLKCYLEVVLPVASAADLPAAHDRARALLALLKQDFAVAAGLA
- a CDS encoding helix-turn-helix transcriptional regulator, which codes for MPRASRRREAPHYPEAADIDLLDVLHALSDPTRMTIVETLSAEPERACGTFPVDVAPSTLSHHFKVLREAGLIRHREEANRRLTTLRATDLEDRFPGLLATVVTAYRSTK